A window of the Brassica napus cultivar Da-Ae chromosome C5, Da-Ae, whole genome shotgun sequence genome harbors these coding sequences:
- the LOC125587540 gene encoding RING-H2 finger protein ATL79-like, translated as MKHRLSHEIDNYPEPDDVGIIRVTARIFGQDDNSTFTALSLARDFIENDECTTKEDLNYFLLEAGINEDFIDNAILELIVYVDEVTCPASIEYSPGCALKVRLDLIPDYLDDDDDDSEVQEAAQASFDETISIRFRQASKLVVKSLTRKIYNKKIKKEKKKMMSLEECRICLQEFSNGGMVVTLSCGHEFDDECIVKWFETSHVCPLCRLELPCQDEL; from the coding sequence ATGAAACACAGATTATCCCACGAAATAGATAACTACCCTGAACCAGACGATGTGGGCATAATCAGAGTAACGGCAAGGATCTTTGGCCAAGATGATAACTCGACGTTCACGGCTCTGTCGCTTGCAAGAGACTTCATAGAGAACGACGAGTGTACAACAAAAGAAGACTTGAACTACTTCTTGCTGGAAGCCGGAATCAACGAAGATTTTATCGATAATGCGATACTGGAGCTAATTGTTTATGTTGATGAGGTAACTTGCCCTGCAAGTATCGAGTACTCTCCTGGATGTGCTTTGAAAGTTCGGTTGGATCTTATTCCTGATTAtctcgatgatgatgatgatgactctGAGGTTCAAGAAGCTGCTCAAGCCTCGTTTGATGAAACTATCAGTATCCGGTTTCGACAAGCTAGCAAGCTCGTTGTCAAGTCGCTAACCAGGAAAATATACAACAAGAAgattaaaaaggaaaagaagaagatgatgagctTGGAAGAGTGCAGGATTTGTTTGCAAGAGTTTAGCAATGGAGGAATGGTTGTGACTTTATCATGTGGACATGAGTTTGACGATGAGTGTATCGTAAAGTGGTTTGAGACCAGTCATGTTTGTCCTTTGTGTCGTCTCGAGTTGCCATGTCAAGATGAACTATAG
- the LOC125587539 gene encoding E3 ubiquitin-protein ligase RNF181-like, with protein MKHKLSHEIDNYPESDDAGTIRVTAKIFGQDDNSTFTTLSLAKDFIDDENEECKSKEDLNYFLLEAGITEDVINNAILELIVYVDEVTCPASIEYSPGCALNVRLDLVPDYLDDDDDSEIQEAAQVSFDDTSNIRFGPASKLVVKSLPRKVYNKKIKKEKKKNKKMVSLEECRICLQEFSNGGMVVTLSCGHEFDEECIVKWFETSHVCPLCRLELPCQDDEL; from the coding sequence ATGAAACACAAACTCTCCCACGAAATCGATAACTACCCTGAATCAGACGATGCGGGCACAATCAGAGTCACGGCAAAGATCTTTGGCCAAGATGATAACTCGACATTCACGACTCTGTCCCTTGCCAAAGACTTCATAGATGATGAGAACGAAGAGTGTAAAAGCAAAGAAGACTTGAACTACTTCTTGTTGGAAGCCGGAATCACCGAAGATGTTATCAATAATGCGATATTGGAGCTAATTGTTTATGTTGATGAGGTAACGTGCCCTGCAAGTATCGAGTACTCTCCTGGCTGTGCTTTGAATGTTCGGTTGGATCTTGTTCCTGATTAtctcgatgatgatgatgactctGAGATTCAAGAAGCTGCTCAAGTCTCGTTTGATGATACTAGCAATATCCGGTTTGGACCAGCTAGCAAGCTCGTGGTCAAGTCGCTACCCAGGAAAGTATACAACAAGAAgattaaaaaggaaaagaagaagaacaagaagatggTTAGCTTGGAAGAGTGCAGGATTTGTTTGCAAGAGTTTAGCAATGGAGGAATGGTTGTGACTTTATCATGTGGACATGAGTTTGACGAAGAGTGTATCGTAAAGTGGTTTGAGACCAGTCATGTTTGTCCATTGTGTCGTCTCGAGTTGCCTTGTCAAGATGATGAGCTATAG